The DNA segment TGACGAAGAAGCAGGAGCCCTTATACCCTTTTATGCTTTTTATGATACGATTGAAACCTTTTTAGATTCGGGAATAAAAACGGTAATATACCATGCTCAAAAAAATGAAAGATTAAAACCCTTTGATGTGGAATTATTGAAAGTGCTTTTCATGACAAGGTATGTAAAAGAAATTCCCACCAATATTGAAAATCTTACAACTCTTATGATTAGCCACATAGATGATGACAAATTGGAACTAAAAAAGGAAGTTGAGAATTCACTAAAACGTTTAATAAGAGAAACCCTTGTTCAAAAAAGCGGGGATGAATATATATTTCTGACATACGAAGAACAGGATATTAATAGGGAAATCAAAAGCATCAATGTTGAAATGGCCGAAACAATTAGAAAGATATCGGAAATAATCTTTGAAGATATTTTTCCTGAGAAAAAATATAAATACTCTCAGCAATATAATTTTCCTTTTAATCAAAATGTCGATGACAGATTATACAGAGGAAGTCAGGCTAATGATATTGGCGTAAAAATCATAACGCCTTACTATGAAACACAAGTAGAGCTGACGAGTCAAGCACTTAAGCTCATGTCATCCGGAGAAAATAATTTAATAATAAAACTACCTCAAGATACTACTTTTCTTGAAGAAATGGAAGAAGTATTAAGGATTGAAACTTTTCTCCGTCAAACAGGGGGAAGCACATCAACGGCAGAAATTGAAGACATCAAAGATAGAAAGAGAAGAGAGGCAGCCGACGGTCTGACTAGAGTGCGAGAGCTCATTGAAGAAGCACTGAAATCCGCAGAGATGTATGCTAATTCACAGAAACTCGATATCAGAGAAAAAAATCCCATCGACAGAATAAATGAAGGCTTAAAAATCTTGGTAGAAAGCATATATCATAAACTTCATTATATAGATAATTTTATAGATTCTCCCAGAGATATTGAAAATATACTGACACATAATATAGTCCAAGTGTCCTTAGAAGAAGAGAGAGATAACAAATTAGCCCTAAATGAAGTGGCAAATCATGTAGAAAGAAATACATTAAGAAATATACCCGTAACCATGCGCTCCATATTAAATCATTTTTCGAAAGCTCCTTATGGTTGGAATGAATTAGACATCGAAGGTCTTGTTGCAAAACTCTTCAAAGAACAAGAGATTAAACTTCAACTTAACAGTAAATATCTAAACATTGAAGACAAGAACCTGATAAATTATTTAACTAAAAGGGACTACGCTGAACGTTTGTTGATAGAAAAAAGAATAAAGGTTCCTCCTTTTCAGATAACCAATGCGAAAAATTTATGTCAGCAACTTTTTGGCATAATAGCTCTTCCAAATGATGAAGATGGCATTATGCGAGAACTTGATAAACTTATTGAAACAGAAAGCTACAAAATTGAAAGACTCCTTGAAGAATATAATACTGCACCTTATCCAGGTGAAGATATATTAAAAAAAGGCTTAACATTATTTAAAAAATTATTATCTATAGATGATGCCAAGGAATTTTTCGACACTCTATATCAAGACAAGGATGATCTGCTGGAATATGCGGATTATTCTCCGGAAGTCAAAAACTTCTTTAACAAAGATGGAAAACAAAGAGAGATTTTTGATGATGCTCTTGCTAAAATAAAAATTTATGAAAAAAACAAAGATTATCTAACAAATCCCGTTATAGCAAAATATATACAGGATATAAAGTCCATAGTAAACATGAAAGAACCCTATAATGACATACCCAGACTACCGGATTTAATTGAAAAATTTAATACTGAGTTTGCTAAATTATTGGAGAAAGAGAGCAAGCCTATCAAAACTTCTATAGAAGAAAGTCGCGACAAAGTTATAGAAGAACTTGCTTTATGCGATTTTGGGTATAAATATACTGCAAAATTCAAAAATAGTTTTGATGATTTATTAAATACCTTAGAACATTCTAACAACCTTGCAGAGATTTATGGGCTGACACAATTAAGTGAAACACTAAAAATTCGATGCCTCAATACAATACAAAAAGAGCTTGAATCAAGAAAGACCGAACCAACACATTCTGGACCGCTCTGCGGTGGAGAAGGAGGGACGCCATACAAAGTTAGAAAGACTGTAAACGTTAGCCTTGCCAGTATACTGCCGAGAACTAGGACTATTGAATCCCAAAGAGATATAGATAATTTATTGGCTGAAATAAAGGAAAAACTAGAAAGCAAATTAGACGAAGAGACTATAATCAAATTGGTTTAAGAAAACCGAGGAGGTTAGAGTAATGCGGGATAAGGGATTGGAACTATTAAAAAGGATTCTCGGCAGGGATGCCAATTTTCGTAAGGGCCAGTGGGAAGCAATAGAATCTGTATTAAACAGTAAAAAAACTTTAGTAGTGCAAAAAACCGGTTGGGGAAATATGTAAGACAAGATAAATATGAGAAGAACTACTTTAGGGATGAATTGGTAGATGCAAGCGTAGAATTAATAAAAAACAATTGGGACAAAGAAAGTGAACCTACATGGGTAACTTCAATACCATCTCTTAGAAGGCCGGAACTCGTAAAGAGCTTTGCGCAAAGATTGGCGGCAAAATTGGGGTTGCCATATTATGATGTGATAAAAAAGAAAAAGGATACCCCTCAACAAAAGACAATGGAGAACAGCTTTTACCAGAGCAAAAATGCCTTAGATGGGTTTGAGATAAAAGGGCAAATTTCAAATAATCCTGTATTGCTGGTAGATGATATGATTGACTCCGGATGGACTATAACTGTATGTAGTGTTCTTTTAAAGAGAGCGGGTTCAGGAGATGTCTATCCATTTGCCCTTGCATCAACATCAAAGTTAAGTTAGAAGGTGAAAAGATTGAACAATTTATCGGAAGATAGTTTAGCTACTCTTTTAATATACTCGAATTTAGTAATCAATAGTAAAGAAAAAAATATAAGACCATATACTCTAAAGCAGTGGAATACTTTAGTAGATCGTTTAATTAACTCCTCTCTACGAAGGCCTGCAGCATTTTTCCACACCGATGAAGAAGATTGGGCAAGAGAGTTGTATCTCAGTCCCGCAGAAACATACAGATTGAAACAATTGCTTTCGAATGCGGGTCAACTGGGGATCGAGTTAGATAACTTAAGCAATATGGGTATTGGTGTAACGACTAGAGCAGAAGGAAACTATCCTAAACGGTTAAAAGCTATTTTAAAGAAAAAAAGCCCACCAATTATATTTTATTGTGGCGATATAAACATAGCAAATAATAAAGGTGTGGCTATAGTAGGCTCAAGGGATGTAGACAGCCATGGGCTGGTTGCTACACATAAAATAGCTCAAAAATGTGTATTGGAAGGATTTAGCATCATTTCAGGTGGTGCAAAAGGCGTAGATACTGCGGCTCAGAATGCTGCTTTACAGAGTAACGGGAAAGCAGTGGCTTTTATTGCCGATAGTATGATACAGAGAATAAAGAAAAAAGAAATCAGAGAAAAAATAATTAGTGGCGATTTACTGATACTATCCGCTGTAAACCCGAAATCACGGTTTACGATATATTCTGCAATGGAGAGAAACAAGTATATTTATGCATTATCTAGGTATGCAATAGTAATATCATCAGATTTGAACAAAGGCGGTACTTGGACCGGTGCCACAGAAAATATAAAAAATCAATGGGTACCGCTTTTTGTGAGAAAAGAAGACAATATTCCTGAGGGTAATAAGGAACTATTAAAAATTGGGGCCAAGCCAATAGATTCAATGGTTTATGAAGATGAGCGCATAAGTATTAAAGATTGGTTCGATGAGAATGCTGTTTCAAAAAATAATCATATAGAATATGAGCAGCTTAATCTAACTAGCTTTGAAAATGCAATTATAAGAGAAGACGGTTAATATAAAAAAATTTCAGTTATCGCAAGATGTAGGGGGTTACCATGGATAAAAGCTTGATAAAAAACTATGCCGTATGGGCAAGAAATAAATTAATTGAAGATATTTCTCAAAGAGCTTATGAACTTGGAATCACGGAAAATGAAATAAAAAAGCCTGAAGAAGTATCGCAAGACTATATAAGAATAAACGGGAAAAAACTCAAGTCATTTGAAATAAATCAGCGAAAAAGCCTTGAGGCTAAAATACGCGAAAAAGGATTCGAGCAAGTAGTTGAAGAAGTTGCCTATACTTGGTTTAACCGGATTATAGCCTTAAGGTTCATGGAGGTAAACGGTTATATTCCCACAGGGGTCAGAGTGCTGTCATCAGCAGAACCGGGGAAAACAGAACCAGATATCATCACATATGCCGAGCATATCGACCTTGATTTAAACCAAGAAGTAGTTGCAAGACTAAAAGATGAAAATGATACAGAAGAACTGTTCAGATATCTTCTTGTTAAACAGTGCAACAAGCTAAATGATATTCTCCCTGGGCTATTTGAAAAGATAGGAGACTATACTGATATATTGCTGCCGAAGAATTTGCTGTCAGAAGGCTCGATTATACGCCGCCTGGTTTCCGATATACCGGAGGAATACTTCAAAGAACAAGTAGAGATAATAGGCTGGCTCTATCAATACTATATTTCAGAAAAGAAAGATGAGGTTTTTGCAGGTCTTAAGAAAAATCAAAAGATAACTAAAGAAAAAATTCCTGCTGCAACCCAGCTGTTTACTCCTAAATGGATAGTAAAGTATATGGTGGAAAACTCTTTGGGGCGATTGTGGCTGGAGAAGATTAGTGGGCAGGAGATAGTGGGCAGTGGGAAGTGGGTAGTGGATAGTAAGAAGTTAAAAGAGAAGTGGAAGTATTATATTGATGAGGCTGAGCAGGAGCCGGAAGTGGAGGAGCAGCTTAAAAAGATAAGGGCAGAAAGTAAGGATATGAAGCCAGAAGACATAAAAGTATTAGACCCGGCTATGGGCAGTGGCCATATACTAGTCTACGCATTTGATGTGCTTTTTGATATATATAAAAGCGCCGGCTATTCTGAACGGGAGATACCTAAACTTATCCTGGAAAACAATCTTTACGGGTTAGACATTGACGATCGAGCGGGCCAACTGGCCTATTTTGCAGTGATGATGAAAGCCAGAAGCAAAAACAGGCGAATATTTCGCGAAAACATAGATATAAATTTGTGCTCTATCCAAGAAAGTAATGGAATACCTGAAGAAACTATTACATACTTTGCCGGCGGAAAAAAATTTATTTCAAAGACAGAGCTGGAAGAAAAGATAAAAGGCAAAGACAACTTGTCCGATGCGGATTTTGAAATTCAGGCAAGATACCTTATCCATGTATTTCAAGATGCCAAGGAATATGGTTCGATACTAGAAGTGAAAAAGCTTGATTTTGATAAGACAGAAAACCGATTAGAGGAAATTCGGCAAAATCATCCCGGCGACGCATTTGAATTTGGGCATAAACAAATACTACTTGAAAAACTCCCGCCCCTCATAAAGCAGGCCAAGATAATGAGCAGCAAATATGATGTAGTAGTCACCAACCCGCCTTATATGGGGCGGAAGGGGATGAATAATGCGTTAAAGAAATATGTAGATGAGCATTACAAAGATTCGAAGAATGATTTATTTGCAGTTTTTATGGAAGTTGGAATAAATTATTTGGAACAATACGGTTTTATGGGAATGATAAATCAGCAGTCATGGATGTTTCTGTCGAGTTTTGAAAAATTAAGATCAAAGTTAATGAAAAATATAACTATAATTAACATTGTGCATTTAGGGCCAAGAGCATTTAATGAGATTAGAGGAGAAGTTGTTCAAACAGTCGCTTTTGTTTTTGCTAAATGGAGAGAATTATATCCTACTTCGATGAAACAATTAAAATCGTCATATATTAGATTAGTTGATTTCAGTTCTGCTTATGAAAAGAAAAAGAAATTCATTAATGCCATAGAAGATAAGAACGTAAACTATAGGTATGATAACGTAAAGCAAGAAATGTTTTCAAAAATACCTGGTGGTCCCATCGCATACTGGGTTAATAAAAAAATTGTAAACATATTTCAAAACAAACTACTAGGTGATATGGCAAAGGTTCGAAAAGGAATGGATACAGGGAATAATGAAAGATTTTTGCGATATTGGTACGAAGTGTCAAGATGTAAAGTTGGTATTGGATTAAGAAAAGGAGAAGACACAATAAAGTTTGCAAAAAAATGGATACCCTATAATAAAGGTGGCGGGTTTAGGAAATGGTATGGCAATAATGAGTATGTTATAAACTGGTTGAACAATGGGTTAGAACTGAAAGAACATAAAAGTGCAAATCTACGAAGTATTAACTTATATTTTAAGGAAGCATTGTCTTGGACTTTGATAAGTTCAAAAAACTCTTTTGGATTGCGGTATGTTCCTAAAGGATTTATTTTTGATTCTAATGGTTCTGCAATATTTATCGATAAAGATAAAATAAGATATATACTTGGTTTCGGCATTACTAAGGTAGCAAGTGAATTACTAAAAATACTTAGTTCAACCTTGGCATTTAATATTAGCGATGTAGCAAGTTTGCCAATCAAGCTTGCTAATTCAGATAAGTGTTTAAACAAAATAAATCATATTGTTGACTTATCTATCTCCATCTCCAAAACCGACTGGGACTCCTTCGAAACTTCATGGGACTTTAAAAAGCATCCAATACTCACGCACAAAGGTGATGCAGATACCATAGAGCAAGCCTTTAACAATTGGGCGGAGTTTGCGGAAAAACAATTTTATCAGCTCAAAGCCAATGAAGAGGAGTTAAACCGAATATTTATCAAGATTTATGGTCTTGAAGATGAGCTTACTCCTGAAGTTGATGAAAAAGATGTAACGGTAAGTAAAGCCGACAGGGAGCGGGACATTAAGTCATTTATCTCCTATGCAGTAGGCTGTATGTTCGGAAGGTATTCTCCTGATGTGGAAGGATTGGTGTATGCAGGAGGGGAGTGGAGCGATAAGTGGAAGATAGAAAACGGGCAATGGAAAGTCCGTAAACTAGTCAAGGATGAAGATAATGATATATTAGAAGATACATGGATTGATGCCACCTTTGCACCGGAAAGCGACAACACCATCCCCATAACCGATGAAGAGTATTTTGAAGATGATATAGTTGCAAGATTTATTGAATTCCTGAAGGTGAC comes from the Tepidanaerobacter acetatoxydans Re1 genome and includes:
- the brxC gene encoding BREX system P-loop protein BrxC yields the protein MKIKDMFYKDITRDIKGVIKIGQNDDENIYQELEEYVVTQELSKHFDDFFKNYKKSILGYTDKMGVWISGFFGSGKSHFLKILSYLLENKEVEGKKAITYFNDKIQDPMVLADMKLAGETPTDVILFNIDSKSDSDSKANKDAIVKVFMRVFYDMQGFCGSIPWVADLERQMTLDGTYDNFKAAFKEISGREWVDAREDFYYEEDAIIEALAKSTKMSKEAARNWYNKAEENYTLSVDKFAKRVREYIESKGNNHHVVFLVDEMGQYIGDDSDLMLNLQTVVEDLGTECGGKAWVIVTSQQDIDSMTNMKGTKRNDFSKIQGRFDTRLSLSSANVDEVIKRRILLKNDVGKDTLKLLYENKSSVIKNLITFSANTPEKKIYTDAQDFTEVYPFIPYQFKLMQEVLTSVRIHGSSGKHLSEGERSMLSAFQESCIRFADEEAGALIPFYAFYDTIETFLDSGIKTVIYHAQKNERLKPFDVELLKVLFMTRYVKEIPTNIENLTTLMISHIDDDKLELKKEVENSLKRLIRETLVQKSGDEYIFLTYEEQDINREIKSINVEMAETIRKISEIIFEDIFPEKKYKYSQQYNFPFNQNVDDRLYRGSQANDIGVKIITPYYETQVELTSQALKLMSSGENNLIIKLPQDTTFLEEMEEVLRIETFLRQTGGSTSTAEIEDIKDRKRREAADGLTRVRELIEEALKSAEMYANSQKLDIREKNPIDRINEGLKILVESIYHKLHYIDNFIDSPRDIENILTHNIVQVSLEEERDNKLALNEVANHVERNTLRNIPVTMRSILNHFSKAPYGWNELDIEGLVAKLFKEQEIKLQLNSKYLNIEDKNLINYLTKRDYAERLLIEKRIKVPPFQITNAKNLCQQLFGIIALPNDEDGIMRELDKLIETESYKIERLLEEYNTAPYPGEDILKKGLTLFKKLLSIDDAKEFFDTLYQDKDDLLEYADYSPEVKNFFNKDGKQREIFDDALAKIKIYEKNKDYLTNPVIAKYIQDIKSIVNMKEPYNDIPRLPDLIEKFNTEFAKLLEKESKPIKTSIEESRDKVIEELALCDFGYKYTAKFKNSFDDLLNTLEHSNNLAEIYGLTQLSETLKIRCLNTIQKELESRKTEPTHSGPLCGGEGGTPYKVRKTVNVSLASILPRTRTIESQRDIDNLLAEIKEKLESKLDEETIIKLV
- the pglX gene encoding BREX-1 system adenine-specific DNA-methyltransferase PglX — its product is MDKSLIKNYAVWARNKLIEDISQRAYELGITENEIKKPEEVSQDYIRINGKKLKSFEINQRKSLEAKIREKGFEQVVEEVAYTWFNRIIALRFMEVNGYIPTGVRVLSSAEPGKTEPDIITYAEHIDLDLNQEVVARLKDENDTEELFRYLLVKQCNKLNDILPGLFEKIGDYTDILLPKNLLSEGSIIRRLVSDIPEEYFKEQVEIIGWLYQYYISEKKDEVFAGLKKNQKITKEKIPAATQLFTPKWIVKYMVENSLGRLWLEKISGQEIVGSGKWVVDSKKLKEKWKYYIDEAEQEPEVEEQLKKIRAESKDMKPEDIKVLDPAMGSGHILVYAFDVLFDIYKSAGYSEREIPKLILENNLYGLDIDDRAGQLAYFAVMMKARSKNRRIFRENIDINLCSIQESNGIPEETITYFAGGKKFISKTELEEKIKGKDNLSDADFEIQARYLIHVFQDAKEYGSILEVKKLDFDKTENRLEEIRQNHPGDAFEFGHKQILLEKLPPLIKQAKIMSSKYDVVVTNPPYMGRKGMNNALKKYVDEHYKDSKNDLFAVFMEVGINYLEQYGFMGMINQQSWMFLSSFEKLRSKLMKNITIINIVHLGPRAFNEIRGEVVQTVAFVFAKWRELYPTSMKQLKSSYIRLVDFSSAYEKKKKFINAIEDKNVNYRYDNVKQEMFSKIPGGPIAYWVNKKIVNIFQNKLLGDMAKVRKGMDTGNNERFLRYWYEVSRCKVGIGLRKGEDTIKFAKKWIPYNKGGGFRKWYGNNEYVINWLNNGLELKEHKSANLRSINLYFKEALSWTLISSKNSFGLRYVPKGFIFDSNGSAIFIDKDKIRYILGFGITKVASELLKILSSTLAFNISDVASLPIKLANSDKCLNKINHIVDLSISISKTDWDSFETSWDFKKHPILTHKGDADTIEQAFNNWAEFAEKQFYQLKANEEELNRIFIKIYGLEDELTPEVDEKDVTVSKADRERDIKSFISYAVGCMFGRYSPDVEGLVYAGGEWSDKWKIENGQWKVRKLVKDEDNDILEDTWIDATFAPESDNTIPITDEEYFEDDIVARFIEFLKVTFGEEKLEENLDYIAESIGKRKSETSRQALRRYFLKDFYKNHVQTYKQRPIYWLFDSGRQDGFKALIYMHRYDEHIAARVRIDYLHKLQRKYEDEIKRLDVIIDSNLSLREKNNARKAKEKLQKQIQECLEYDQVIAHVANQRIKIDLDDGVIVNYAKFQGIEIPQGEGKKPLKANLLAKI
- a CDS encoding DNA-processing protein DprA → MKRLNNLSEDSLATLLIYSNLVINSKEKNIRPYTLKQWNTLVDRLINSSLRRPAAFFHTDEEDWARELYLSPAETYRLKQLLSNAGQLGIELDNLSNMGIGVTTRAEGNYPKRLKAILKKKSPPIIFYCGDINIANNKGVAIVGSRDVDSHGLVATHKIAQKCVLEGFSIISGGAKGVDTAAQNAALQSNGKAVAFIADSMIQRIKKKEIREKIISGDLLILSAVNPKSRFTIYSAMERNKYIYALSRYAIVISSDLNKGGTWTGATENIKNQWVPLFVRKEDNIPEGNKELLKIGAKPIDSMVYEDERISIKDWFDENAVSKNNHIEYEQLNLTSFENAIIREDG
- a CDS encoding ComF family protein encodes the protein MGKYVRQDKYEKNYFRDELVDASVELIKNNWDKESEPTWVTSIPSLRRPELVKSFAQRLAAKLGLPYYDVIKKKKDTPQQKTMENSFYQSKNALDGFEIKGQISNNPVLLVDDMIDSGWTITVCSVLLKRAGSGDVYPFALASTSKLS